ATATCAACATATTGTGCACGTTTGTATACAAACGGATTCTTTATCTTATCCCTGGAAAGCTTACCCCTAAAATCATCCAGTGAATTGTATCCTTTATCTGACATCCATGTGTCGATTTCATCAAGCATTTTTTGTATTTGTTCAAATTTATTGATATAGATGGTACTGACC
The Bacteroidales bacterium genome window above contains:
- a CDS encoding dihydroorotate dehydrogenase, with protein sequence VSTIYINKFEQIQKMLDEIDTWMSDKGYNSLDDFRGKLSRDKIKNPFVYKRAQYVDILMHPEEIIKQYEF